From one Candidatus Woesearchaeota archaeon genomic stretch:
- a CDS encoding PadR family transcriptional regulator has protein sequence MLGHLKIMAIKLLSEKPMSGYAIIKRIESMSGCWKPSAGSVYPMLAELKKTGLVSVKLDRRQKIYSLTKAGKKYHSQNERRKQQMVASLKAKLDIYQSMSSDEGKAMMMGFLEEVHGPKIAQRYFKGMVPEVLALKKEIWGLYISGRMKKRKKEIGSILTSTIKELRKL, from the coding sequence ATGCTAGGCCACCTTAAAATCATGGCAATCAAGCTTCTATCTGAGAAGCCCATGTCAGGATATGCAATAATAAAAAGGATAGAAAGCATGTCAGGATGCTGGAAGCCAAGTGCAGGCTCTGTTTATCCAATGCTGGCCGAGCTCAAAAAGACAGGATTGGTCAGCGTCAAACTGGACAGGCGCCAGAAGATTTATTCCCTGACCAAGGCAGGTAAAAAATATCATTCGCAAAACGAAAGAAGAAAGCAGCAAATGGTGGCTTCCCTAAAGGCCAAGCTGGATATTTACCAGTCAATGTCCAGTGATGAAGGGAAAGCCATGATGATGGGGTTCCTGGAAGAGGTCCATGGACCAAAAATAGCTCAAAGATATTTTAAAGGCATGGTTCCGGAAGTGCTTGCACTCAAGAAGGAGATTTGGGGATTATATATATCAGGCCGGATGAAGAAACGAAAAAAAGAAATAGGCAGCATACTGACCAGCACCATAAAAGAGCTTAGGAAGCTGTAG